A segment of the Gossypium hirsutum isolate 1008001.06 chromosome D10, Gossypium_hirsutum_v2.1, whole genome shotgun sequence genome:
CCAAAAGTCCCAAGCACCTGAGTCATCAAGTGAGTTTGATCAATGCTGATTGATCTAGATGTTCCGAAGTCTAATACTTTCGCTCGGAACTTTTCATTTAGTAGTATGTTACTAGACTTAATATCTCGGTGATAAATGGGGATGGATGCAGCTGAGTGCAAGTAAGAAATCGCACTAGCAACTTCTGCGACAATGCGTAATCGTATATCCCACGACCTCGGGTACTCTTCATTTTGATCATGGATGAGACGAGAAAGGGTTCCATTTGGGGATGAATTCATAGACAAGGAGGGGGCACTTCGGTCTCCAAGCAACAGCCTAATAGCTTGACAATGTTTCTGTGATCAATTTGAGAAAGAATAAAGGTCTCATTGATAAATTGTTCAAGAAACCCTTCGTCTACGGTCTTGGACTTCTTTACTGCAACAATTCTCCCATCAGACAACATTCCTTTATAAACCATGCCTTGGCCACCACAACCCAATATTCTGTTCTCATCATATTGATCAGTAGCTATTTCTAACTCTTCAGAATTGAAGAGTTTAGTTATATCCAGACCACCTCCATTTGAAGACATCTTTTTCTGGAACAATAATCCACCATTTCATTCGAAGAGTTTTTGTTTGAGTTTAATGTACTTTCTTTTCTGCAGTATCTTATAAAGCCACCATACTCCGAGAATTAGAAACAAGAGCCCCATACTTAAGCCAATACCTGCATGAGATCCAAATAAATATGTAAATGCCACTTATTTGAGTAACTCCTAGCATCGTTAGTGTTACCATTTAAGCTACCGTTTGAATAAAATTTAGATGGGCATATCTTTTGCCACATGAATCACGATGTTGTATATATtgctcaatttttgaaaaatggatGCATAAAGTTCTTAATTATCTACAAGTCACTATTTGATTTTTAGCAAATGATGGGAATGTTGTTCAACCCTAAATGGAAATCACAAACAATCGGGCAAGTAAAGTTGATATCATCAGACAATGTAAttgtaataataagaaaaaaaactaaaataaacataCAATACAACAGGGATATATAAATATCTCATTTATATAATACgaaacatatattaatattaaaatgtatataaacATAATAGTAACACACAAAttggaaggaaaaaaaattaaactactgttaatattttcaatatttatttatataaattatatttttggacATATGTAAAACTTAAAATAGCTTTCAAGAATATCAAGATATTATTGTTTATGATAAAGtcgtaaaattaattaaaattaattttttactgtggctttttctttgaaaaaagATCATCTAATAGTACAACTTTTGAATTCATgtaatataaaaatgaatatgcatcatactatatatattttttacttcaattaatgcaatttatgatttataaaaaaataaattattcaaggtAAATTATATTGTTTATTCACTTTAAATAGAGGTCATTCCTATTTTAGTCACTtcaattttattcttaatttagtaaCCTAAGataaaaattgatcaaattggtcACTCCACCATTAGATGATAAAGGAAGACATATATCACCCTccaacttgagggggagtgttgaagttggtaataagttgttatAGCATCTTCTAGTATTTAGGGATTAGTTCTTTgtaattaacaattaaaatacgTACTAAGTATGCTAGTTAGTTACTACGTACCCATTACATAACAATCAAGCTGTAGCAACAAGAATGACAAACTTGAAGCATTTTATTTCTCTCATCTTTTCAATCAATATCTTAACAGAGTTAGGCTTTAAAATTCTAGCAGAGCCAAAATCAGAGACACGAGCTTCATAGTCCAAATCCAAGAGAACATTGTTGCTAGAAATGTCTCGATGAACTATATGTTGTGACTGGTCATGATGCATATAATACAAAGCATTAGCTAATCCTTTAACAACATTTAGCCTCTTCTTCCAGTCCAATTCCTTAGCATGTTCATTGTTGCTTAACACCATTCTCAAACTTCCCCTTTCCACAAGCTCATAAACCAAAAAAGAATGCTTTGGATGTGAACAAAaatcggtgctccccacggagacacactaaggcagatgaacccacgatctaaAAGCTCTTGAACATGAGCCTTAAACTCCACAAGCTCCTAGAGGTCTCAGTACATCTTATTTCGgcctggatgcatagcataagggctattaTGCGCCTCCTCAGTATGGTCTGTCTCAAATCAATATCATTCGGAACACATATTGTTCTATAGAAACAGAGTACCGCATCACTGTTTAGTCCAGAATTCGTAGTACTACCACCCTCAATCTGCCTGAATCGAAGACCCAACGACTCATCCTCTAACTGCTcacccttaatctgctcaatccatgaCGGCTTAACTTGAAGCTCGGCTAATAAACTACCATTCATCAAATAAACTTAGGTGAGCAAATGTCGCCTTCAAATCAATCATAGCCCTACAGCTCAGTGCATCAACCAACATATTGTCCTTACcaagatggtactcaatggtgaAGTCATAGTCTTTAAGTAGCTCAATCCTTTTGCGCTGCCTATGATtaagctccttctgagtgaggagatacttgaggctcttatgatcagtgtagatgatacacttctcaccatacaaataatgcctccagatttttagtGTGAATACCAcagcggccaactccaagtcatgcatcagataatttgcctcatgggccttaagctgacgagatgcataggcTACCATATTACTATCctacatcaacacacatccaaaatCGACATGTGATGTATCACTATAAACAGTAAACTCCTTTCTAGGCTCCGACTGTATCAGAACAGGGGCATTAGTCAGTACAATCTTGaaagctctcttgctgtgcaTTAGTCCATTTAAACAGCACACCCTTATGTAGCAACTTAATCAAGGGTGCTGCAATCAATgaaaaacccttttacaaatcgtcgataatatcccgccagtcctagaaaactgcaaATCTTAGACACGTTCCTAGGCTGCTTTCACTCCAATTCAACCTCATTCTTTCGAGGATCAACATGAATCCCCTTAGTCGAAACTACATAACCAAGAAATGTCTCCTCACGCAGCCAGAACCCgtacttactaaacttagcatagagttgTTTTTCCTTCCAAGTCTAAAGAATAACTCgaaggtgctcatcatgctcatacTCAGTCCTCGAGTAAACTAGTATGTCGTTgatgaataccaccacaaattGATCCAGATAAGGCTAGAACActctattcattaaatctatgAAAGCTGCCAGTGCATTAGTCGGTCTGAATGGCATCGCTAGGAaatcgtagtgaccataacgagtacTAAACGTCGTCTTAtgaacatcagcctccttaacccttaattgatgatatccagatcgaaggtcaaccATAGAGAAAATCGAAGCTTCTtgaaactggtcaaacagatcatctatcctcggtagggggtacttattcttaatggtcaatttattcaGCTGCCTGTAGTCGATGTACATACGCATGgattcatctttttttctttacaaacagaaccgGTGCTCCTCACGGAGACATACTAGGGCAGATAAACCCACGATTTAAAAGCTCTTGAATCTGAGTCTTAAGCTCCACAAGCACCTAaggtgccattctatagggagcgatggacaccggagctgtaccaaaaaggagctctatcccaaactccacttcaagATTCGGAGGTAAACCTGATAGCTCATTAGGAAAGACGTCCAGAACATCTTTTACCGTTCTAATATCCTTAACTGTAGAGTCCCTAGAATCCgaaacacttacataggccaagAATGTCTCACATGCCTTATGAACCAACTTCTCTCCACTAGTGCAGATATCACATTAGATAAGTAGTTCTAACGTTCTCCGATCATGACTACCTCCATATCCTCCTCGGTGATTTTTGCCTTCTCGACCAGGGCAGAAATATCTCACTCCCAATACGGGACTATCAAAACTCTCAAATTatctctaagaccatcctcaaagcGGACACATCActcatactcagatgccaccatacctcgcgcatagcggctcagtctcaaaaactcggcctcatactcagccacattagggtgACCCCAATGACACCCATTGTAAGGCCCAATTTTTGCCCGGCccgtaataaataaaacaaattaaaaattaaagtccaaaaaataataatacagtccaattttttttacattaacaAGCCTAAACCTAAGTAGGCCTAATTCCCCCAAGCCCAATCATGAAGTGGCCCAACTGGCCTGAACCAAATGCCAGAAACCCTAGCATCAGCCCTCAACTAGCACCGCAACCACTAGGCCTTCTCCTTGCGCGTGTTGCGCCTGCGCGCGTGTAGCTACTCCTGCCCTAGCCTCTGTCGCCTCCGCATGATCATGCCTCTCCCACATATGTGCCACGCCCGCGCCTCCGTACTCCTGCAACGAATGCACGCAAACAAGCAACAGAGCACAAGCAAACAGAGAATACGGGCAGAAATCGAGAGCAAAtcagagaaagagagaaaataaaaaaaagagaggattttttattttcttttgattttctgtAATTCGGGTTATAAAGAGCCCAATACCATCGTTGTAAGGGGGTGTTTTTTACGCACAACAAAAAAAGGAGAAGACACATATTGTACAAAAAAACGTGAATTAATAcaaaaggtttttcttttcttcttttcgaTTCGTTTTTTCTCTCCgggattctttttttcttttcttctttccttttggttcatcattaaaaatatttgagcatatatatataaagtataaaaaataaaagaaaataagagagttTACCTTCCGGAGTGCACCGTCGAAGCCTTCATCCGCTCTGGTTAGAATCGGGGATAGATGGATGGAGGTTTCGGGTTTGAAACGATGCAAAAGAGAAAGGATAGAGCAGGAGAAGGCTTACCATCGTGAGCGCGCCAACGAAGCCCGTTCATTTCGTCCGAAATCGAAAGTGGATGGGATTTCGGGATTGCGGCGCTAGAGAGAAAAGGGGGACTTCATTTCGGCTAGGTTAGGAGACTAATGAGGAATTAGGTTTAGAGCTTAGGATTAGTTTTTATTTACTGcatgaaacggcaccgtttagggCCTGCCTCAGTGGCcctaaaacggcgccgtataaGGCTATAACCTGCGtgtgtgacccgacccggggaggatccgcgtgtccAACTGAACGGGCAATGAGCCCCTCTGCGTTTTGTGTTGTTTCAAATTcgattttcattaattttttaatttgtatcgCACATTTAACTCTGTATTCATTTAGATCCGCGGTTGGACGGTGCCGTTTTCACTAATCGGATTTGAGCATCCGAacatttgtgtttaatttctgttttattcctctttgttatttttattatgatttttaccctcctatttcatttttaccatgatttagtcccgaatctgttagatttcactttatttttgcaatgtatatatttatttattttaaactttatattatttattttaaattgttctattactatttattttaagtttttttatatattatatgttttaaactatgttaatcaattattcattttaaatatatattatttatgttaaacTACATACGTATATTATTTATTTGGAATTGTTCTTATGCACATCATgcattatcatttttaaaaataataataataataataataataataataataataataataatagaatttgTTTGCATATTGTTCATTTAAGATTCCTTCTCACACATTACTTATTTTAAAcgttttacatattattttaaattgttttatatgttatttattttaaaatgcttTGAAGATTAttcattttaacttgttttacacattattttaatatgtatggaattgttttaatatatatatacgtgtatAAAATGTATTGTAACTggtaatttctaaattttattctacgttttaaaatttttatcatttcgATTATGTTGATTGGTTTACTTGGGATTAAATTATTATTGCATTGATTAttctctttttgatttttttagattgaTTATTAGTTTATTTGATTATCAATGTTGATGTATTATATGTTTGGTTGCTCCAAATTGTAAATTTAGCTTGCTATTCACCATTTGATTAGTATATTGATATTTTAGTATATTGTTTGTAAAAATTGCATTTCATTAAAGCATTACAattgttttatttcaaaattcccACAAAGCTTGGTATTTAAAAATTCTCGagaggattgtgccctaacttactgggcttcaattcttctttTTGATTTTAAATAACCGAATACCCTTTTTTAATTCGAATATAGAAATTCCaaaataaaagctcattctcgggaatctgacgcgttgtgtcctaacgcattgaatATGACGTGTTATTATCTCGAGATCAGGATTttaaggcaatattcgatatttaggaattttgtgaaatcgaaccctaacttactgggttttgattttctcatttgacccagaTAATCGGACATCCtcctcaaaatgcataggttttaaaagacgagagataaacttaattttgaggatttaaaatgttgcactctaacttactgagtgtgacgatttatttctttgaaataagtgagtctcatcgtctaattcattttatccaaaataaaatgatcgtattttaaaatcttttcaaaatttcgacactaagacataaaaaaatcaattcggtaccaattttgggtgtcacgagggtgctaacccttcctcgtgcgtaaccgactcccgaacctgtttccTCAAAATTTGCAAACCAAAAAATAACTATTTTcagggtgatccgatcacaccttcaATAAAGGTCGGTGGCAACTCCccgttttcattttaaaagtcgatccccgttttttcaAATTCAAAGATGGTTTCGACACCCATAAAGAGCTCAGCTCTATTGGACCGGAATCATTTTGTAATCGACCTTCGACCCTCAAATctagtattgggcccagcgaccctctccaaaatccttagcatagccTGAGACAATACATCATCCCTAACCATGTaatcttgagacccagtctcagtagcaggtgaCAGTAGCGTCTCACTTATATCCAAATTTGGCAGACTGCCCAATAACGAGGACttagctcgagcccctctacagCCTTTACCTTGGCTTCTAGTACCCCCGTCTatgagtacctctagtgctcattgtCTAAATGAGTTTTATtggtattaacagttttatgcagcaGTTTAcaatttcagtgtttattaacaaatattttatgaaaacagtATCAGAAGTGTAAAGTTTGTTTCATCCATCGCAGTGTCAATCAATGTCATCACTTTTACTACAGTCTCATTATACAAGTGTTTTTAGTATagtctatctatagtagtctcagtataTACTACTTATAGCAGTGTCAGGATATACTATCAAAGACAGTTTCAGTTTCAGTTTAAACAATTCACAGTTTCAGAAAACTTATTGGATCAGTgccagagactcggtgtaccacactttCAGTAAATACATTTAGAAAtcaattgtcaaaaatcacttctTAAAAACCCacatccacagtcgagttttgcaacctggctctgataccactaaatgtaacaccccaaacagggcctagacgttatggccaaatctgacgatgtcacagtgtagtgcttttcgaaaaatat
Coding sequences within it:
- the LOC107915545 gene encoding wall-associated receptor kinase-like 22 gives rise to the protein MSSNGGGLDITKLFNSEELEIATDQYDENRILGCGGQGMVYKGMLSDGRIVAKHCQAIRLLLGDRSAPSLSMNSSPNGTLSRLIHDQNEEYPRSWDIRLRIVAEVASAISYLHSAASIPIYHRDIKSSNILLNEKFRAKVLDFGTSRSISIDQTHLMTQVLGTFGYLDLEYFQSSQFSKNSDVYCFEVLIVELLTGKKAISTFRSQEKRGLVSYFMLLMEENQLLDNIDAKIGKDNQKDEVIAVDQLAKRCLNLDGRYRPTMK
- the LOC107915547 gene encoding MDIS1-interacting receptor like kinase 2-like is translated as MNGSLLAELQVKPSWIEQIKGEQLEDESLGLRFRQIEGGSTTNSGLNSDACVSVGSTDFCSHPKHSFLVYELVERGSLRMVLSNNEHAKELDWKKRLNVVKGLANALYYMHHDQSQHIVHRDISSNNVLLDLDYEARVSDFGSARILKPNSVKILIEKMREIKCFKFVILVATA